A region of the Microbulbifer pacificus genome:
TCTCCGGCATCAGCCGACGTACCTGCTCGGCGCCCTGCCAGTCAATTTCCAGGATCACATCGCGGCCGCTGGCGAGGGTTTCCTCAACCCACGCCTTGGAGGTGCCGTAATAATTTTCGAACACCTGCGCGTGCTCGAGGAAAGCGTCCTCCTCCAGCATGGCCAAAAAGCCATCGCGGTCCACGAAATGATAGTTGATGCCGTCGATTTCACCCGGGCGCATGGACCGTGTGGTGTGGGAAACGGATACGGTGACCTGGGTGTCGGCCTCGATCAACGCCTTCACGAGACTGGTTTTGCCAGCGCCGGAGGGCGCAGAGACCGTATAGAGAGTACCTGTGGACACGGCGAACCTTGCTGCTGTGGTGAGTGGTAATTGATGGGCGGGGATTATAACGAATGCCGGGGGCGGCGTGTGAACGGTAAACAGGCAGCCCCCCGACCGGTGCTTGGGGGCAAAAGTGTTGGGTTTTTCCGGACCGTCTGTCACGGGGAGACAGGCGGGCCGAAACCGGTCGGGGGTGCCTGCGAAATCTCAACCCGAACTTTGGGGAAGCCCGGGCTACTGCGGATTCCTAGCGTTAATGACTAACGGAGGTGACTGTATCGTCTTTGCGCGCAAAAACCAACCGCCACCACAGCGCAGCGCTGACCAGGCTGTAGCCGGCTACCGCCGCCCAAATTGCCTGGGGCAACAGCGGCAAGGCTGCGAACAGTGCGATCAAACGGCCCAGCTCCCACAGTCGGGTGCGCCCCTCACCATCCAGGATGCGCCCGTTCACCACCAACCCCACAACAAGCATCAGCACCAGCAGCGCGGTGGTGCCGTAGCCCAGTGTTTTGCTGTACTGCAGCAGCGCGAGCGTGGCCGCGGAGTAAATCAGGTGTTGTGCCAGTGCGTACCAGCGCAGGCCGCGCGCAATGGTCGGGTCGAAACGGTGGAAGTTGTCGAGGTCTCCGCTCGGCACCGGCATCGCCGCCTCTGCATCCGCCGGCCGATAGCCGGTGGCGCGGAACCACAGGGTGAGTTTTTCCTTCCAGTTCTTGGTGTACACCGCGTCCAGCCACATGCGCCGGAAGTGTTGCAGGTTGGCGGCCAGTGGATCGAAGGTATTGAGCGGCTTGCGCACCCCGTAGATACAGGGCTCTTCAGTCAGCTCCTCCTGATAAGTACCAAATAAACGATCCCAGATAATCAGCACGCCACCGTAATTGCGGTCCACATACACCTTGTTCTGGGCGTGGTGCACCCGGTGGTTGGAGGGGGTAACGAGAATCCACTCCATCCAACGCACCTTGGGGAATTTCTGGGTGTGCACCCAGAACTGGTAGATCAGGTCGATGGCACCGGCGGTGACCAGCAGTTCCCACGGCATGCCGATCAGCAGCAGCGGCAGATAGAAGATCCAGCCTAGTGGTACCAGGTCACTGGACTGGCGCAGTGCGGTGGTGAGGTTGTAGTCCTCACTCTGGTGGTGCACCAGGTGCTCGGCCCAGAAGATGTTGATCTCGTGGCTGATGCGGTGCTTCCAGTAGTAGCAGAAGTCGTAGGCAATGACCGCCAGCACCAGGTGCCAGGGATTCTCCAGCGACCAGCTGATGCCGAGGCTCTGGTAAACCGGCTGCAGCCACTGGTACAGCGGGATGTAGATAAGCACCAGGATGCCCACCCGCACCAGGCCGAGAATGCGGCTCAGGATTCCGGCGCCGAGGCTGCCGATGGCATCGTTGAGGCGGTAAAGCCCCCAGCCGCGCCAGCGGTCCAGCGCGAGTTCGATCAGTACGGCGAGCAGGAAAAACGGAATGGCGGCAGTGACGAGTCCCACGGGTACCTCGGAATTTGACTATATCGTTATCGTTGTTCTGACCTCGCGGGTAATGTTGCCACAGGCCGCAACATGAACAATGTCCACGAGAGACCGGATTCCGAAATCCGTACGCTATTTTCCACCACTTACCGATTTCAAAGACCCACAGACCATCGGGAGCCACCATGATCAACGCTTATGCCGCCGACAGCGCCGGTGCCGAACTCAAACCCTTCCGTTACGACCCCGGCCAGCTGAACCCGGACCAGGTGGAAATCGCGGTGGAATACTGCGGCCTCTGCCACAGCGACGTGAGTGTGGTGAATGACGAGTGGGGCATGACCGCCTACCCGGTGGTGCCCGGGCACGAAGTGGTCGGTCGCATCACCGCCCTGGGCGAGGGCGTGACCCACCTGAAAAAAGACCAGCGTGTGGGTCTCGGTTGGCACTCGGGCTTCTGTGGCCACTGCGGCGAGTGCGACACCGGCAACCAGAATCTCTGTGCCCAGGCCCAGCCCACCATCATCGGCCACCACGGCGGCTTTGCCGACAAGGTGCGGGCCAGCGCCGACAGCGTGGTACCGATACCCGACGGGCTCGATCCGAAAGTCGCCGGCCCTCTGTTCTGTGCCGGTATCACCGTGTACAACCCGCTGGTGCAGTTCAATATCAAACCCAACAGCCGCGCCGCGGTGATCGGCATTGGTGGTCTCGGCCATCTGGCGTTGCAGTTCCTGAATGCGTGGGGTTGCGATGTCACCGCATTTACCTCGAGCGACAGCAAGCGCGACGAGGCCCTGGAGCTGGGGGCGCAACACACCCTGAACAGTCGCGACCCGGAGGCGCTGAAAGCCGCCGCCGGCCAGTTCGACCTGATCATCTCCACGGTCAACGTAAAGCTGGACTGGAATACCTATCTCGCGACACTGAAACCCCGCGGCCGCCTGCATTTTGTGGGCGCCACCACGGCACCGCTGGATCTGAATGTGTTCAACCTGCTGATGGCCCAGCGCCAGGTCTCGGGATCCCCCGTGGGCAGCCCCGCCACCATCGCCGACATGCTCGAATTTGCCGTGCGCCACAACATTGCGCCGAAAGTGGAGCACTTCCCGATGAGTAAGGTGAATGAGGCATTTGCGCGCCTGCATAGCGGTGAAGCGCGCTATCGGATCGTGCTGGAGGCGGGAAAATAAACCGCGGGAAAAGCCGCAAAAAAGGCCGGCGAATGCCGGCCAAGCTAAGGGCGGAGTATTAGTCGATCAGAAACGGGTAAATCCCAGCCCGGTCAGGGTGTCGCCTCTGCCTGCAGGGTAACCCCGGAATAGGCGGTGTAACCGCGGATACTGATGTACCAGGTGCCCGCCGCCGGGCTACTGAAATTGCAGCTCTCGGTGTTGCCGGTGAGATAGGGGCGGCAGTCGTAGTTGCCGGTGGTGGGCTGGGCGCCGTAACGCACGTAAAGGTCGGCGTCACCACTGCCACCGTACATGCTGACATCCAGGGTGGAAATCCCCGCATCTACGTCCAGGGTGAAGTGCTTCCAGCTGCGGCGACTGCCCGACAATCCGGTCTCCGTCCAGCCGCTCGCCTCACCGCTGCCACCACTGCTTCCGCCGCTGCTACTTCCGCCGCTACTACTGCTGCTACTTCCTCCGCCGGATGCATAGGCCACGGCCGCGGCGGCGTCGACAATACCGCTACCGCATTGGCTGCAGGTGGCGGGGAAGCTGCGGGCTGTACTTTTGAGAATGCTTTCCACACTGTCCGGGGTCAGGCTTCCGTCCACCGAATAGAGCAGCGCTGCGGCACCGGATACGTGGGGCGTCGCCATACTGGTGCCCTGGTAGTAGGCGTAGACGTCGCTACCCGGCGTGGTGGTGCCGTTGTTCAGGGTGGACAGCACACCATTTGCACTAACTGAGGTATCACCGCCGGGAGCCGCCACATCCACCACGCTGCCGTAGTTGGAATACCAGGCGCGGCCGCCACTGCGATCCACGGAAGCCACGGTGACCACGCCGGAGCAGTTGGCGGGGGTGGCGCTGGATGCGTTGGTATTGGAGTTGCCCGCGGCCACCACCACGGTAGCACCCAAGCTGCGTGCGGTGTTGATGGCGTTTTGGGTCGTACTACCACAGCTGCCGCTGCCACCCAGGGACAGGCTCAGCACTTTGGCCGGATAGGGGTTGCTGGGCACACCGGAAACCGAACCGCCTGCACCCCAGATAATCGCGTCGGCGATATCCGAGGTGTAGCCGCCGCAACGGCCGAGCACGCGCACCGGCACCACTTTGGCCTTGTAGGCCACACCTGCAACACCGGTACCGTTGTTGGAAACCGCGGCAATGGTGCCGGCGACATGAGTGCCGTGCCAGCTGGAGTTGGTGGCCTGCCAGCCGGTGGCGCAGTCGTTGGTGGAAGTCCAATCACCGGGGTCCGAGGCATCCGAGTCGCGGCCATCGCCGTCACGGGACACGAAGGTGTCGGAGATCATGTCGTATCCGGGCAGGATATTCGCCGCCAGGTCCGCATGGGGGCGGTAGCCGGTATCAATCACTGCCACTACCACACCCTCCCCCTGTGTGGTATCCCAGGCTGCCGGCAGGTTCAGGCCGCCCGCAGATTCATAGTAATGCCACTGATTGCTGTAGTAGGTATCGTTGGGGGTGGCCAGTGCATGCATCATCAGATCCGGTTCTGCGTACTCCACTTCGGTGTCCTGCTGCAGGCGGCTGATGATGGCATCGAGTTCCGATTTGCTGGTGCGTTTTTCCAGTTTCAGCAACTGCGCGCCGGTAGCAAGACGGCGCATTTGCTGGAAGCGGTGGCCGGCTGTCTGGGCCGTGCGATCGAGAGCGGTCTGTGACATGGCGGCGGCATTGGCGCCCGCCATGGAATTTTTGTATTTGACGATAATGCGATCCGTCACCACTTCCGCCGGCGCAACCGCCATGGCGGACAACTCGGGTTCCACCGCATACGCGGTAAAACTCGCGCCAAATGTGGCACTGAAAAGCAGAGTCGCCGCGCCGAGCACGGCGCCGGGGCGTTTTTTCACAAATGCTGAAAATTTCATGGTTGAGAATTTCTCCTTGATTATTTTTATCGGCGGAGCTGGATAGGACCGCCGGTAATCACACCACGGAACTCCTGAGCGGTGACCCCGGAAATCTGCCTGGCAATTTTGTTGTGGTCTTCTTTTCGGGGTACTGGTTTGACGATGGGAAAGGCCGCGCCCACAGTAAAAAGGGAAGGTAATGTTTTGTAATTTGCGCCAAATTTAGAAATTAATTGGTGCTGACGTTCTCTTTATGGAAAATTTTGCTAAAGGGTTCTCGTTTTTCGATGGCGCGCAGGAGTCTGGTTCCTGACAATAAAAAAGGCCGCAACTATTGCGGCTTTTTTTTTGAAATGATTGGAGAGATCAGCCTTGGGTCGCAGGTGGGCAACATAAAAACATGCTCTACATGTCCGCCAACTTGTTTTTGGCCTCGATCCAGCGGCTCATAAATTCCTCGGCGCGATGTTCGGTGCGCCGCAAAATGCGCCCCCAGATATTACGGTTGCGATGTTCTTGCAGATTTTCCGCGATGCTCTCGAGGCGCGCGATAAACGCAGCGGCATGGTGCTCGTAAAAAAATTCAGATGCCAGCGCCTGTTGCCCGGCATCGCGCGCGCCGAGCCAAGCGGTTTGGTTTTGATATAGCTGCGCCGTGGTTGCGGCAAACTGATCGGGGTTGTCGCTCAGTACATAACCCCAGGCATCCGCAGGGGCCATGGATTCGGCGCCAATGGGGGTAGTGACCGTCGGTGTGCCGCTGAGCCAGCCATCGAGAATCTTGCCCTTTTGCCCGGCACCGAAACGCAGCGGTGCCAGGTTCAGTCGGTAGCGCGCAAGGGTGGCGAGCGCATCGTCGGTGCGCCCGTGTACCCGAAAGCCCGTCGCCGGGTCGCTGAGTCGATGCATCGCGTGATCCGAGTAGGCGCCGTACACATGGCACTCGACACCGGGCAGCAGCCGGTGCAGCTGCGGCCAGACCTGCTCGGCAAACCAGATGGTGGCATCGCGATTCGGCGCGTGCTTGAAGCCGCCGATCATCGCCAGGTGTTGGCGTTCATCGAAGCCCGGCAGAGTTTTCAAATCTGGCAGTTGCTTCACCAGAAACGGCAGGTAGTGCAGTAGCCAGTCGGGCAGGCAGAAGTGCTGTTTCAGCAGTTCCACCTCGACCCGCGAGATCATCAGCGTGAGATCGCAGCGCGCCATGGCGGCGATCTCGCGCTCGGCGATGGGGTGAAACAGGTTTAGCGGCTGGCCGTGTTTGAGTGCTTCATGGCGCGCCTCGCGCAGGCTGTGGAAATCGCTGGTGTCGAGTACTGTAACCGCGTGCGGGCACTGCTCGCGCATCCGCCAGCCAAACTGCTCCTCCATCATGAAGCGGTCGTAGATCACCAACATTGGATTCAGCGCGCGCACCCAGTCATCGAAGCCACTGTCGTTGACCTCGATCTGGTGCTCGCCGTAACCGGTTTTGGCCTGAAAGGGTGTGGGCTGCGCCGGGCTCGCGATCTCTATTTCGTAGCCCGCCTCGGCGAGCAGCTCGAGAATATCCAGCGTGCGGCGACCGGCGGCGGTGGAAGCGGGCTCGGGCCAGTGCTTGGCCAGTAGCAAGGTTCGTTTGGTGGGCGCGTCGCGGTACATCTGGTCGCGGTCCTTGTGTCCGTTACTCGATGTTCTGCACCTGCTCGCGCATCTGTTCAATCAGCACCTTCAACTCCACCGCCGCCTGGGTGGTATCGGTCACCACCGCTTTTGACGACAGGGTATTCGCCTCGCGGTTGAATTCCTGCATCAGGAAATCCAGGCGGCGGCCGATGGGACCTCCGTTTTTCAGCACGCGGCGGGTTTCGGTGATGTGGGCATCCAGGCGGTCGAGTTCCTCATCGACATCGGCCTTCTGTGCCAGCAGCGCAATTTCCTGCTCGATACGGTCCTTGTCGATTTCTTCCAGCAGTTCCTGCAAACGGCTTTTCAGTTTTTCCCGCTGGTTTTGCAGTATCTGCGGCAGCAGTGCGCGCACCGTGGTGACCTGTTCGCTGATGCCTTTGATACGCGCTTCGATAAAGCCGGCGAGTTCCGCGCCCTCGCGCTCGCGGTTTTCCACCACCTGGGCCAGCGCCTGCCGGAAGCCTTCGAGGATAGCGCTGGCCTGTTCGTCCGCATTGGTTTCCGGTTCGGCAATCACCCCCGGCCACTTCAGCACTTCCAGCGGGTTCAGCGGCTGGCTCTCCGGTGCCACCTGCTTGGCGGCCTTGACCAGCTCGTCCACCAGCGCCTGATTGATCTGCAGACCGGCCACTTCACCGCTGTTGGCCTTGAGGTTGAGGCTCATCTCCACCTTGCCGCGGTTCAGGGTGTTGCGCAGCAGTTCGCGCAGCTTGGGCTCCAGTGCGCGGGCCGCTTCCGGCAGGCGGAAGTGCGGCTCAAGGTAGCGATGGTTGACCGAGCGCATCTCCCACACCGCGGTGCCGGTGGAGTAATTGACTTCCGCGCGCCCGAAGGCGGTCATACTGCGCACTTTGTTGTTAGCCATACTGCCGTGCTCCAGAAATGCTGGGTGGTAGAAAAAGAGCGGCAAAGCATAGCACAGGGTGATTGCCGGTTTTGCTGGCTATAATGGCCGGCCGTGAAGGATTCCGTTATCCCATTCCAGAAAACATGAGGTGTTATATGCAGCGACCGAGCGGCCGCAAACCAGAGCAACTGCGCGATGTGCGCATTACCCGCCATTACACCCGCCATGCGGAGGGTTCTGTACTGGTGGAATTCGGCGATACCAAGGTGCTCTGCAATGCGTCGGTTGAGGCGGACATTCCGCGTTTCCTGCGCGGCAAGGGTAGCGGCTGGATTACCGCGGAATACGGCATGCTGCCCCGCTCCACCGGTTCCCGCATGGGCCGTGAGGCGGCGCGCGGCAAACAGGGCGGGCGCACGGTGGAGATACAGCGTCTTATCGGTCGCTCCCTGCGCGCGGCGGTGGACCTGAAGCTGCTGGGCGAGCACCAGATCACCATCGACTGCGATGTGATCCAGGCGGATGGCGGCACCCGCACCGCGTCCATCACCGGTGCCTGCGTGGCGCTGGTGGATGCGCTGCGCTACATGCAGCGGGAGAAAATGATCGATACCGATCCGCTGAAAAACATGGTGGCGGCGATTTCCGTCGGCATTTACAACGGGGTGCCGGTACTGGACCTGGATTACCCGGAAGACAGCAACGCCGACACCGACATGAACCTGGTGATGGCGGAAGATGGCGGCATGATCGAGGTGCAGGGTACCGCGGAAGGTGCGCCATTTACCGAGCAGCAGTTTGCGGAAATGCTGGCGCTGGGCAAGGCGGGCATCAACGAGTTGATCGCGCTGCAGAAACAGGCGCTGGCGGAGTAATTCAGGGATCGCCAGCCACGGCTAAATTAATCGGGCGCGCGGGCGCCAACATCGGAAATCAGGCAGGCCTTGCCACCACGGGGTGGTCGAGTCCCGCCTGTTTTGTCATAGGCTTCTCTCACATACCCCCGGGGTGGATTGCGTCCCGGAAGATGATTCCAGAATCGATAACAGGGATAGTGAGAGAGCCGATGGATAAACTTTGCCAGGCTTCCGCCTTTGCCTTGCTGCTGATGAGTAGTGCGCACACATTTGCCCAGGAAGCCACCCAGGAAGCCCGTCCGGATTCCAGTCAGGAGTCCAGTACCCACCACAAACACTATCAAGAGCCTGCGGGCGGTGATAAACCCTCGCCCAGCGGCAGTCTCGCGCCCCGCCTGCAGAACCTCGGTAAACATACCTTTCCGGTGAGTTGCGCATCGGAAAAGGGGCAGCAGTACATCAATCAGGGGGTCAATCTCGCCTACGGCTTCAACCACGCGGAAGCCGGGCGTTCGTTCCGTGAGGCCGCGCGCCTGGACCCGGACTGCGCCATGGCGTACTGGGGCCAGGCGCTGGTGCTGGGTCCCAACATCAACGTGCCCATGGATCAGGAGGCGGAGCCGAAGGCGCGGGAACTGGTGCTTAAGGCGAAATCCCTGGAAAAAAGCGTAAACGCGCGCGAGCGCGCACTGATCGATGCACTGACAAAACGCTATACCGGTGATCCCAGCGACCGCGGCAAGGCCGATGCCGCGTACGCGGCGGCCATGGGCAAGGTGGCGGAGCAGTATCCGGAAGACCTGGATATTGCGACCCTGTATGCCGAGTCCATCATGGACCTGCGCCCCTGGAACTACTGGATGCGCGATGGCACTCCCTACGAGGGTACCGAGCAGATCGTTGCGCTGCTGGAAAAGGTCATGGCGAAAAACCCGGAGCATCCGGGGGCGCTGCATCTCTACATTCACCTGATCGAACCGACCGATACGCCGGAGCGGGCGGAAAAGGCGGCGGATACTCTCAAAAACCTGATGCCTGGCGCCGGGCATATCGTGCATATGCCCGCGCATATCTATCAGCGTGTGGGGCGCTATGCGGACTCGGTGGCAACCAATGAGCGGGCCATTGCCGCGGATGAAGACTACATCGCCCAGTGCCGCGCCCAGGGCATCTACCCCATGGCTTACTACCCGCACAACATCCATTTCCTGTGGTTTGCGAATACCGCGAGCGGGCGCAGTGCCGCGGCCATCGACGCGGCCAACAAGGCGGCGGAGCAGATCAGCGATGAGAGCCTGGCGGCGATGCCGATGCTCGCCGGTTTCCGCGTGATTCCCTACTGGTCGCTGGCGCGGTTTGGCAAATGGGATCAGGTCTTGGCCCTGCCCCAGCCGCCGCAGGATCAATTCCTTAACGGCGCCTGGCACTATGTCCGCGGCCTGGCTTTTATCGGCAAGGGACAACTCGACAAGGCGCAGGCGGAGCTGGAACAGGTCCAGAAAATTGCCGCCAGCCCCGCGCTCGACTATTCGATGTTCTCGCCCAACAGCGCCAAACAGATTCTTTCCATTGCGCCGGAAGTGCTCGCTGGTGAGCTGGCGGCGGCGCGCAAAGACTACGATTCTGCGGTCAATCACCTGAGCCGGGCGGTGCTGCTGGAAGACAGCCTGGTGTATACCGAACCCGCGGAATGGCACTACCCGCCGCGTCTGGCGCTGGGTGCGGTTTTGCTGGAGGCAGGACAGCCGCGGGAGGCGGAGACGGTGTACTGGCAAGACCTGGAGCGGCGTCCGGACAATGGCTGGGCGCTGTTCGGCCTCGCCAAGGCGTTACGAGCGCAGCACAAAAGCGACGAGGCGGACCTGATCGATGCGCGCTTCAAGCGCGCCTGGCGGGATGCGGATGTGAAGCTTAGGGACTCCCGAATTCACTAGCGATTCGGTAATCCGCAACCACAAAAAAAGGCGCAGCGGTGATTTACCGGTGCGCCTTTTTCGATGGCGATGAAGGCGGTCAGACCTCCAGATCGTAATCCATGATCACCGGCAGGTGGCTGGAAAACTCGACGTTCTTGTTGATGGCGCCATATTCGATCTTGTTTTTCAAGGTCTGGGAGACGATCTGCATATCGGTGCGCCAGCCGTCGCCCTCGCCCACCTTGCCGCTCGGCCACCAGCTGAATTCGTCGGCGTCTTTCACGATCCTGCGGAACGCGTCGACGTAGCCAATCTCATTGAACAGCTGGTCGAGCCAGCGCTGTTCGTGGCGCATGAAACCGGGGGTGTCCTGGTGGTCCTGCCAGTTCTCCACGTCGGCGCGGCGGTGTGCCATGCCCCAGTTACCGCAGAAGATGAAGTCGCGGCGCTTGCGACTGATCTTGGCCAGGTGCGCCTGCATGTCGTCGAAAAACTGCACTTTCACTTCCAGTGAAGCTTCATCTGTAGCCACCGGTGCCAGCAGCGAGCCGACACTCAGGCGCTCAAAGTCGGCCTGCAGGTAGCGACCGTACATATCGACGCCATTGGCAAAGCCCATACCGTAGATCAGTGCCTTGGGTTGCGCGCGGGTATAGATGGCGACGCCGTTTTCGTGGGGGGTTCCGGAATCGAAGAAGTAGCTGTAGTAACCGTCCGGATGAAAGATGGGATGATCCAGTTCCGGTTCCAGTGAGCGTAGATCCTGCAGACAGATGATGTCCGCGTCCTGATCTGCCAGCCAGTCGTATAGCCCGCGTTGTGCAGCCTGGTGCACTCCGTCCACGGACAAACTCACTATTCGCATTATTAGCCCCTTACCAGCGGACTGTGTAAAATTGCAGTCTTTATTCGTCTGAACATTCTATGATCGCCGCCCCCAATCCTAGGGGGTTATCCTTCACCTTAGCCAATAGTTATCAAATTGCCATGCAGCAGTACCAGCGCGACTTTATTGAACTGGCCCTGGAGCACGATGTGCTCTGTTTCGGGGATTTTACGTTGAAATCCGGGCGCCAGAGCCCTTACTTCTTCAATGCCGGCCGTTTCCACAGCGGTGCAGCACTCGCCGCTCTGGGCAATGCCTACGCGGAGGCGATCATTGCCTCTGGAGTGGAGTTTGATGTCATTTTCGGGCCGGCCTACAAGGGCATCCCGCTGGGTGCGGTGACCGCGGTGGCACTGGCGCAGAAAGGCGTAGATAAACCCTTCTGTTACAACCGGAAAGAGGCCAAGGACCACGGCGAGGGCGGAACCTTAGTGGGTGCGCCGCTTAAAGGCAAGGTTTTGATCATTGATGATGTGATTACCGCCGGCACCGCGGTGCGCGAGGTGATGCAGATCATCAACGCCCAGGGTGCCGAGCCCGCCGGTGTGGTGATCGGCCTGAACCGCCAGGAAAAGGCCGGCGATGAATCCGAGCTCTCCGCGATCCAGCAGGTAGAGAAGGAATACAGTATTCCTGTGATCGGCATTGTGGAACTTGACGATATTATTTCCTATCTTAAGGATCAGGCTGCAAGCGAGGAGCTGCTGCAGCGGATCATCGACTACCGCCAGCGCTATGGCGTGGGTTCGAAGGGCTAGATTCTGAGGAATAAGGCTCGCGGCCCGTCATATGTTTATCGGGCGCAAGGGATGGTCGCCATTGGCTGAATTTTGCGCAAGGTACAGGCGCATAAACAATAAAGAGGCAGGCGTGAAAATCGCACTAGCGCTGGCACTGACCGGCGCCCTTCTGACACTGGATGTCGGAGCTGCAGATCAGGGGTGGGACGGCAAGAAGCTGTACCGCTATACCAACGAACACGGCGTACAGGTGCTGGATGATATGGTGCCTCCCCGCTACGTGGC
Encoded here:
- the gmk gene encoding guanylate kinase — protein: MSTGTLYTVSAPSGAGKTSLVKALIEADTQVTVSVSHTTRSMRPGEIDGINYHFVDRDGFLAMLEEDAFLEHAQVFENYYGTSKAWVEETLASGRDVILEIDWQGAEQVRRLMPETLGVFILPPSQQALLERLTGRGQDDQAVIDKRMAQAINEMSHYVETDYLIINDDFTTALGELRAIMVAERQRLVRQQERHTALLQSLLRTQ
- a CDS encoding sterol desaturase family protein, encoding MGLVTAAIPFFLLAVLIELALDRWRGWGLYRLNDAIGSLGAGILSRILGLVRVGILVLIYIPLYQWLQPVYQSLGISWSLENPWHLVLAVIAYDFCYYWKHRISHEINIFWAEHLVHHQSEDYNLTTALRQSSDLVPLGWIFYLPLLLIGMPWELLVTAGAIDLIYQFWVHTQKFPKVRWMEWILVTPSNHRVHHAQNKVYVDRNYGGVLIIWDRLFGTYQEELTEEPCIYGVRKPLNTFDPLAANLQHFRRMWLDAVYTKNWKEKLTLWFRATGYRPADAEAAMPVPSGDLDNFHRFDPTIARGLRWYALAQHLIYSAATLALLQYSKTLGYGTTALLVLMLVVGLVVNGRILDGEGRTRLWELGRLIALFAALPLLPQAIWAAVAGYSLVSAALWWRLVFARKDDTVTSVSH
- the ahr gene encoding NADPH-dependent aldehyde reductase Ahr, whose product is MINAYAADSAGAELKPFRYDPGQLNPDQVEIAVEYCGLCHSDVSVVNDEWGMTAYPVVPGHEVVGRITALGEGVTHLKKDQRVGLGWHSGFCGHCGECDTGNQNLCAQAQPTIIGHHGGFADKVRASADSVVPIPDGLDPKVAGPLFCAGITVYNPLVQFNIKPNSRAAVIGIGGLGHLALQFLNAWGCDVTAFTSSDSKRDEALELGAQHTLNSRDPEALKAAAGQFDLIISTVNVKLDWNTYLATLKPRGRLHFVGATTAPLDLNVFNLLMAQRQVSGSPVGSPATIADMLEFAVRHNIAPKVEHFPMSKVNEAFARLHSGEARYRIVLEAGK
- a CDS encoding S8 family peptidase, with the translated sequence MKFSAFVKKRPGAVLGAATLLFSATFGASFTAYAVEPELSAMAVAPAEVVTDRIIVKYKNSMAGANAAAMSQTALDRTAQTAGHRFQQMRRLATGAQLLKLEKRTSKSELDAIISRLQQDTEVEYAEPDLMMHALATPNDTYYSNQWHYYESAGGLNLPAAWDTTQGEGVVVAVIDTGYRPHADLAANILPGYDMISDTFVSRDGDGRDSDASDPGDWTSTNDCATGWQATNSSWHGTHVAGTIAAVSNNGTGVAGVAYKAKVVPVRVLGRCGGYTSDIADAIIWGAGGSVSGVPSNPYPAKVLSLSLGGSGSCGSTTQNAINTARSLGATVVVAAGNSNTNASSATPANCSGVVTVASVDRSGGRAWYSNYGSVVDVAAPGGDTSVSANGVLSTLNNGTTTPGSDVYAYYQGTSMATPHVSGAAALLYSVDGSLTPDSVESILKSTARSFPATCSQCGSGIVDAAAAVAYASGGGSSSSSSGGSSSGGSSGGSGEASGWTETGLSGSRRSWKHFTLDVDAGISTLDVSMYGGSGDADLYVRYGAQPTTGNYDCRPYLTGNTESCNFSSPAAGTWYISIRGYTAYSGVTLQAEATP
- a CDS encoding glycosyltransferase yields the protein MYRDAPTKRTLLLAKHWPEPASTAAGRRTLDILELLAEAGYEIEIASPAQPTPFQAKTGYGEHQIEVNDSGFDDWVRALNPMLVIYDRFMMEEQFGWRMREQCPHAVTVLDTSDFHSLREARHEALKHGQPLNLFHPIAEREIAAMARCDLTLMISRVEVELLKQHFCLPDWLLHYLPFLVKQLPDLKTLPGFDERQHLAMIGGFKHAPNRDATIWFAEQVWPQLHRLLPGVECHVYGAYSDHAMHRLSDPATGFRVHGRTDDALATLARYRLNLAPLRFGAGQKGKILDGWLSGTPTVTTPIGAESMAPADAWGYVLSDNPDQFAATTAQLYQNQTAWLGARDAGQQALASEFFYEHHAAAFIARLESIAENLQEHRNRNIWGRILRRTEHRAEEFMSRWIEAKNKLADM
- a CDS encoding YicC/YloC family endoribonuclease → MANNKVRSMTAFGRAEVNYSTGTAVWEMRSVNHRYLEPHFRLPEAARALEPKLRELLRNTLNRGKVEMSLNLKANSGEVAGLQINQALVDELVKAAKQVAPESQPLNPLEVLKWPGVIAEPETNADEQASAILEGFRQALAQVVENREREGAELAGFIEARIKGISEQVTTVRALLPQILQNQREKLKSRLQELLEEIDKDRIEQEIALLAQKADVDEELDRLDAHITETRRVLKNGGPIGRRLDFLMQEFNREANTLSSKAVVTDTTQAAVELKVLIEQMREQVQNIE
- the rph gene encoding ribonuclease PH, with the translated sequence MQRPSGRKPEQLRDVRITRHYTRHAEGSVLVEFGDTKVLCNASVEADIPRFLRGKGSGWITAEYGMLPRSTGSRMGREAARGKQGGRTVEIQRLIGRSLRAAVDLKLLGEHQITIDCDVIQADGGTRTASITGACVALVDALRYMQREKMIDTDPLKNMVAAISVGIYNGVPVLDLDYPEDSNADTDMNLVMAEDGGMIEVQGTAEGAPFTEQQFAEMLALGKAGINELIALQKQALAE
- a CDS encoding exodeoxyribonuclease III, whose translation is MRIVSLSVDGVHQAAQRGLYDWLADQDADIICLQDLRSLEPELDHPIFHPDGYYSYFFDSGTPHENGVAIYTRAQPKALIYGMGFANGVDMYGRYLQADFERLSVGSLLAPVATDEASLEVKVQFFDDMQAHLAKISRKRRDFIFCGNWGMAHRRADVENWQDHQDTPGFMRHEQRWLDQLFNEIGYVDAFRRIVKDADEFSWWPSGKVGEGDGWRTDMQIVSQTLKNKIEYGAINKNVEFSSHLPVIMDYDLEV
- the pyrE gene encoding orotate phosphoribosyltransferase, encoding MQQYQRDFIELALEHDVLCFGDFTLKSGRQSPYFFNAGRFHSGAALAALGNAYAEAIIASGVEFDVIFGPAYKGIPLGAVTAVALAQKGVDKPFCYNRKEAKDHGEGGTLVGAPLKGKVLIIDDVITAGTAVREVMQIINAQGAEPAGVVIGLNRQEKAGDESELSAIQQVEKEYSIPVIGIVELDDIISYLKDQAASEELLQRIIDYRQRYGVGSKG